In a genomic window of Rutidosis leptorrhynchoides isolate AG116_Rl617_1_P2 unplaced genomic scaffold, CSIRO_AGI_Rlap_v1 contig59, whole genome shotgun sequence:
- the LOC139884707 gene encoding uncharacterized protein, whose translation MIVEYMLSKQITMADNSKGSGSETKFIDPSHPFYIHHSDQPGHLLVPIKLNGINYQSWSKAVIHALTAKKKIGFVDGTVEEPSQEDEPFLFEQWNQCNSMILSWLTHAVESDIAEGIIHTKTAREVWVDLRDQFS comes from the exons ATGATTGTTGAATATATGTTGAG CAAACAAATCACCATGGCTGACAATTCAAAGGGTTCCGGATCGGAGACCAAATTCATCGATCCCTCACATCCCTTCTACATTCATCATTCAGACCAACCAGGTCATCTCTTGGTTCCTATCAAATTAAACGGCATCAATTATCAATCATGGAGTAAGGCGGTTATTCATGCCCTTACTGCGAAGAAGAAGATCGGCTTCGTCGACGGCACTGTCGAAGAACCATCACAGGAAGATGAACCTTTTTTGTTTGAACAATGGAACCAATGCAATAGCATGATACTTTCTTGGCTCACTCATGCTGTTGAATCGGACATCGCTGAAGGGATTATCCATACCAAAACAGCACGCGAAGTATGGGTTGATTTGCGCGACCAATTCTCTTAG
- the LOC139884708 gene encoding putative 3,4-dihydroxy-2-butanone kinase, translating to MAFQGKKLINDPNDVVTEFIEGLVETYPGLQYLDGFPEVKVVLRADVSGATYNKVAVISGGGSGHEPAHAGYVGEGMLTAAICGDVFASPPVDSILAGIRAVTGPMGCLLIVKNYTGDRLNFGLAAEQAKSEGYKIETVIVGDDCALPPPRGIAGRRGLAGTLLVHKVAGAAAASGLPLAEVAAEAKRASEMVGTMGVALSVCTLPGQVTSDRLGPGKMELGLGIHGEPGAAVADLQPVDVVVSHVLNQILSQDTNYVPITRGSRVVLMINGLGATPVMELMIAAGKAVPKLQLEHGLAVERVYTGSFMTSLDMAGFSISIMKADDIILHRLDAATTALSWPVGVAGNRPPAKIPIPMPPSPLTRNVESINRPLELTQQGRILEIAIEAGANAVISLRDSLNEWDSKVGDGDCGSTMYKGALSILEDMRKCYPLNDAAETVNEIGSSIKSMGGTSGILYNIFCKAAYAQLKENTQSEITPKKWAEALEAAIASVSKYGGATAGCRTMLDALIPASTLLNQRLNAEDDPCSAFLFSSEAAMDGAESTKAMKAQAGRSSYVSAEILASVPDPGAMAAASWYRAAALALKQATNTSS from the exons ATGGCATTTCAAGGCAAAAAACTCATCAACGACCCCAACG ACGTGGTGACCGAGTTCATTGAAGGTCTTGTGGAGACTTATCCTGGCCTGCAATATTTAGATGGTTTTCCAGAG GTCAAGGTTGTATTGCGAGCTGATGTTTCAGGTGCTACATACAACAAAGTTGCAGTTATATCAG GAGGTGGAAGTGGCCATGAGCCTGCACATGCTGGATATGTGGGAGAAGGGATGCTTACTGCTGCTATTTGTGGAGATGTTTTTGCCTCCCCCCCGGTTGATTCAATTTTAGCT GGTATCCGAGCTGTAACTGGTCCAATGGGCTGTCTTCTGATTGTCAAG AATTATACTGGCGATCGCTTAAATTTTGGTTTAGCCGCTGAACAAGCAAAGTCTGAAGGTTATAAAATAGAG ACTGTAATTGTTGGAGATGACTGTGCTTTACCTCCTCCTCGAGGCATAGCTGGTCGAAGAGGTTTAGCAGGGACTCTACTGGTTCACAAG GTTGCTGGAGCTGCTGCTGCCTCAGGTCTTCCACTTGCAGAGGTGGCAGCAGAAGCAAAACGTGCTTCCGAAATGGTTGGAACCATGGGTGTCGCGTTATCTGTTTGCACACTTCCCGGTCAAGTTACATCTGATCGTTTGGGGCCAGGAAAGATGGAACTTGGTCTTGGAATT CACGGGGAACCTGGTGCTGCTGTTGCTGACCTTCAGCCAGTGGATGTGGTGGTGTCTCATGTTCTTAACCAGATACTATCGCAA GATACCAACTATGTTCCTATTACACGCGGTAGTAGAGTAGTGCTGATGATCAATGG CCTAGGCGCCACTCCTGTGATGGAGTTGATGATCGCAGCTGGAAAAGCTGTTCCCAAATTGCAACTCGAGCACGGATTGGCAGTTGAAAGGGTGTATACAGGGTCTTTTATGACTTCTCTTGATATGGCAG GATTTTCTATTTCCATCATGAAGGCAGATGATATAATCTTGCACCGACTTGATGCGGCAACTACTGCTCTTAGTTGGCCTGTTGGTGTTGCTG GTAATCGTCCTCCGGCTAAGATTCCCATTCCAATGCCTCCATCTCCATTGACAAGGAATGTCGAG TCCATAAATAGACCTCTAGAGCTGACTCAACAAGGCCGCATCCTTGAGATAGCTATTGAAGCTGGAGCAAATGCAGTAATCAGTCTAAGGGACAGCTTGAATGAATGGGATAGCAAAGTGGGAGACGGTGACTGTGGGTCAACT ATGTACAAAGGTGCTTTGTCAATTTTGGAGGACATGAGAAAGTG TTATCCTCTGAATGATGCTGCGGAAACAGTGAATGAAATTGGATCATCTATCAAAAGCATGGGTGGAACAAGTGGAATACT ATATAACATCTTTTGTAAGGCTGCATATGCTCAGTTAAAAGAGAATACCCAGTCTGAGATCACACCAAAAAAAT GGGCTGAAGCACTGGAGGCAGCCATTGCTTCGGTGAGTAAATATGGGGGAGCTACTGCAGGCTGTCGTACAATGTTAGATGCCCTCATTCCAGCATCAACGCTACTTAATCAG AGGTTAAATGCTGAGGATGATCCCTGCTCTGCTTTTCTTTTCTCATCGGAGGCAGCAATGGATGGGGCTGAATCCACTAAGGCCATGAAAGCCcag GCAGGACGTTCAAGCTATGTATCAGCAGAGATCCTTGCATCAGTTCCAGACCCAGGTGCCATGGCCGCTGCTTCATGGTACAGAGCAGCAGCCTTAGCTCTCAAACAGGCTACTAATACTTCCAGTTAA